In Zingiber officinale cultivar Zhangliang chromosome 8B, Zo_v1.1, whole genome shotgun sequence, a single genomic region encodes these proteins:
- the LOC122016099 gene encoding uncharacterized protein LOC122016099, translating to MDSSQLPDLPLLFLYIVALSSPSLPNPTLPAFDSPAADLSLLRLRLLVLRPSWRIRRLRSEEFPMLPLLPSTRHGCLPFPWNLRCLRSVESPMFTLLPSTRHGCASSLSPPAAAPMVTLASTRTGETMDSVARRTLADLVPSPWSIGRIRRSGWRGTRVASLTLKLLPLVNIPWR from the exons ATGGATTCCTCTCAATTGCCGGATTTGCCGCTGCTATTTCTATATATTGTCGCCCTTTCATCGCCTTCCCTCCCCAACCCTACCCTTCCTGCCTTCGACTCGCCCGCAGCCGATCTCTCGCTTCTTCGTCTTCGTCTCCTTGTTCTTCGTCCTTCATGGAGGATACGCCGTCTAAGAAGCGAAGAGTTTCCGATGCTCCCCCTCCTTCCTTCTACAAGACACGGTTGCCTTCCTTTTCCATGGAACCTCCGCTGCCTAAGAAGCGTAGAGTCTCCGATGTTCACCCTCCTTCCTTCTACAAGGCACGGTTGTGCCTCGAGTTTATCTCCACCGGCTGCTGCCCCTATGGTGACGCTTGCATCAACGCGCACGGGAGAGACGATGGATTCCGTTGCTCGAAGAACTCTGGCAGATTTGGTGCCGTCGCCATGGAGCATTGGCAGGATTCGACGCTCAGGGTGGAGGGGAACTAGGGTCGCTTCACTCACG TTGAAGCTGCTACCGCTAGTGAATATTCCGTGGAGATGA